The Daucus carota subsp. sativus chromosome 9, DH1 v3.0, whole genome shotgun sequence genome window below encodes:
- the LOC108202044 gene encoding protein ZINC INDUCED FACILITATOR-LIKE 1: MAGHNVRDPLMNVEYHEKCPGCQVDQQKAAQHGHLPISRLFTVFIAVLTTAMQVSSLFPFIYFMVQDFNIAKQEEDISYYAGFVGSSYMLGRALTSVFWGKVADRYGRKPVIIIGTSTIVIFNTLFGLSINYWMAVIMRFLLGSLNGLLGPIRAYTFEILQEEHHALGQSIVAASWGTGLILGPALGGFLAKPADNFPHLFSPRSIFARFPYFLPCLALSLFALVVVIASLWLPETLHNHDLRKIPSDDPIVDLEISALVESDATVCTHEKKKSKSKESLYSNWPLMSSILVYCVFSIHEMAYLEIFPLWAESPRRLGGLSYSTINVGEVLAISGLGLLLFELYLYPKLEKKVGCILITRISAVVSIPLLTSYTYIAMLSGILLSISINCASLFKNVLSEFIVTGLFILQNRAVDQHQRGTANGIAMAFMSLSKAIGPAIGGALLSWAQGRRDVAFLPGPQMVWFILNIVQAIGVTMTFKPFLVERPL, translated from the exons ATGGCAGGGCATAATGTGAGGGATCCACTGATGAATGTAGAATACCATGAGAAGTGTCCTGGATGCCAGGTTGATCAGCAAAAGGCAGCGCAGCATGGACATTTGCCTATCTCCAGACTTTTTACAGTGTTCATTGCGGTGCTTACCACAG CTATGCAAGTATCATCTCTCTTTCCTTTCATTTATTTCATG GTACAGGATTTCAATATCGCAAAGCAAGAAGAGGACATTAGTTATTATGCAGGCTTTGTAG GCTCGTCGTATATGCTTGGAAGGGCTCTCACCTCTGTATTTTGGGGCAAAGTGGCAGATCGATATGGTCGCAAACCTGTAATCATTATAGGAACTTCAACAAT AGTTATTTTCAACACTCTCTTTGGTCTTAGCATAAACTATTGGATGGCTGTTATTATGAGGTTTCTTCTTGGAAGCTTAAATGGTTTACTTGGACCAATCAGA GCATACACATTTGAAATTCTTCAGGAGGAACACCACGCACTAGGACAATCAATT GTTGCTGCGTCATGGGGCACAGGGTTGATACTTGGACCTGCTCTGGGAGGCTTTCTTGCGAAG CCTGCAGATAATTTTCCTCATCTTTTTTCACCACGATCTATATTTGCAAG ATTTCCATATTTCTTGCCATGCCTTGCTCTATCACTTTTTGCACTAGTTGTGGTAATCGCTAGCCTTTGGCTTCCG GAAACATTGCATAACCATGATTTACGCAAGATTCCAAGTGATGACCCAATCGTAGATTTGGAGATCAGTGCACTCGTTGAGTCTGATGCCACAGTTTGTACACATGAAAAGAAGAAATCAAAATCTAAAGAGAGCCTTTATTCTAACTGGCCGCTGATGTCATCTATATTGGTGTACTGTGTTTTCTCAATTCATGAAATGGCTTACTTGGAG ATATTTCCATTATGGGCTGAGAGCCCTAGGAGACTAGGTGGCCTGAGTTATTCAACCATAAATGTCGGTGAAGTTCTTGCAATTTCAG GTCTTGGACTTCTGCTATTTGAGCTTTACCTATATCCAAAATTGGAGAAGAAAGTTGGCTGCATCTTGATAACTCGTATATCAGCG GTTGTCTCCATCCCACTTTTGACAAGTTATACTTATATAGCCATGCTATCTGGGATCCTCCTCTCCATATCGATAAACTGTGcttctttatttaaaaatgttttaAGT GAATTCATCGTAACCGGCTTGTTCATATTGCAAAATAGGGCTGTG GACCAACACCAGAGAGGGACTGCTAATGGCATTGCGATGGCTTTTATGTCGCTGTCTAAGGCAATCGGTCCAGCTATTGGAGGAGCACT CCTTTCCTGGGCACAAGGCCGGCGGGATGTTGCCTTTCTACCAG GTCCGCAGATGGTCTGGTTCATACTAAATATTGTCCAAGCAATCGGAGTGACAATGACTTTCAAACCTTTTCTGGTTGAACGCCCGCTATGA
- the LOC108200807 gene encoding uncharacterized protein LOC108200807, giving the protein MDRKKKVKRKREDKDGDIISRLPDELIHKILSFTDARQAVQTSVLSRRWKLVWTTLPVLNFGSYSQTVPCSVTAEKEFIGHVLSNRNHQSQIKEMNLYVVYPNSLAIREWFRDYAISHNVHSLQIDSCFYHLDPLKLSSYSSRSLEKLKLAMSFEFVNPLEPDMWSLPALKTLDLTSLTYVYNSKLPISYLICLSSLQNLSLDGFDLPESFTLISLTTLRVSRCNLPQAIWKLPALLNLELRDIVYPANMTEFFSALGRLQNLTLLFRHLPIKDCLINCPHQLVSLIIINATTRTCGSIMVFCPKIQNFSSVGIFTITFGASMLENVYVKLREGIRRKVVATSTKWKQYYRRFLFMLPGFGSAKILSLDLETIKALSAISDIVARFGSPFFNLKYLKLPRGCKESSICGSIKSYLLDGSPKATFVTTPPQVTELDPSAAVGGEGDDQVRSSREDGDIGLWHGHQVNPEFRCLLDFIMKKYPETFEHFTTSTESKMFCLMKLNMLWSSVYSFLRTSMAEVNDKMMTEYKAQFADLQKLGFNVNWLLSHLNYINRLFTKSLLHELDEVDSRVKKMVPRPTASGTVGRGHTVGKIGDYLFQ; this is encoded by the exons ATGGATCGTAAGAAGAAAGTTAAAAGGAAAAGAGAAGATAAAGATGGAGACATAATCAGCCGGCTACCAGATGAACTGATTCATAAAATTCTTTCATTTACGGATGCTAGACAAGCTGTTCAGACCAGTGTTCTCTCAAGGAGATGGAAGCTTGTATGGACCACTCTCCCAGTTCTGAATTTTGGATCGTACAGCCAAACCGTCCCCTGTAGCGTCACTGCTGAAAAGGAGTTTATTGGGCATGTTTTGTCAAACCGGAATCATCAGTCCCAAATAAAGGAAATGAACTTGTATGTTGTGTATCCGAATTCTCTGGCTATAAGGGAATGGTTTCGCGATTATGCTATTTCCCATAATGTTCATAGCCTACAAATTGATTCATGTTTTTATCATCTTGATCCGCTAAAATTATCCTCCTACAGCTCTCGATCCTTAGAGAAACTAAAGTTGGCAATGAGTTTTGAATTCGTTAACCCTTTAGAACCAGATATGTGGTCTCTACCTGCTTTGAAAACCTTAGATTTGACAAGCCTAACTTATGTGTATAACTCGAAATTACCTATATCATATCTGATTTGCTTGTCTTccttacaaaatctcagccttGATGGCTTTGATTTGCCAGAATCTTTCACTCTGATTTCTTTAACAACTCTCAGAGTGTCAAGATGCAATTTACCCCAAGCCATTTGGAAGTTGCCAGCATTATTGAATCTTGAACTTCGTGATATAGTGTATCCTGCTAACATGACTGAGTTCTTCTCTGCGCTTGGCAGGTTGCAAAATCTTACACTATTATTCCGGCACCTACCTATTAAAGACTGTTTAATTAATTGCCCTCATCAATTGGTGAGTCTGATAATTATCAATGCTACTACTCGTACTTGTGGTAGCATTATGGTTTTCTGCCcaaaaattcagaatttcagTTCTGTTGGGATTTTTACAATCACGTTTGGAGCCTCTATGTTGGagaatgtttatgtaaaattacGGGAGGGCATTAGACGTAAGGTTGTTGCAACATCAACAAAGTGGAAACAATATTATCGTCGGTTTCTTTTTATGCTTCCTGGATTTGGTAGTGCCAAGATTCTTAGCCTTGATTTGGAGACGATTAAG GCACTTTCTGCAATTTCCGACATTGTTGCACGATTTGGATCTCCGTTCTTTAATTTGAAGTATTTGAAGCTACCACGGGGATGCAAGGAATCAAGTATATGCGGTTCTATCAAAAGCTATTTACTTGATGGCTCTCCTAAGGCCACCTTTGTCACAACACCACCTCAG GTAACTGAATTGGACCCCAGTGCTGCAGTTGGAGGGGAAGGTGATGATCAAGTGAGATCTTCTCGTGAAGATGGTGATATTGGGTTGTGGCACGGCCATCAAGTTAACCCAGAGTTTAGATGCCTACTTGATTTTATTATGAAGAAGTATCCTGAAACATTTGAGCATTTCACCACCAGCACTGAAAGCAAGATGTTTTGTCTGATGAAGCTCAATATGTTGTGGTCCTCAGTATATTCTTTTCTCAGAACCTCAATGGCTGAGGTCAATGATAAGATGATGACCGAGTACAAAGCACAATTCGCTGACTTGCAAAAGCTAGGATTTAATGTGAATTGGCTTCTGAGTCATCTGAATTATATTAATCGCTTGTTTACGAAGTCCCTGCTGCATGAGCTTGATGAGGTTGACTCTCGTGTGAAAAAGATGGTACCGAGGCCGACAGCCTCTGGAACAGTGGGTCGTGGACATACTGTTGGGAAGATCGGAGACTATCTGTTTCAGTAA